A section of the Indicator indicator isolate 239-I01 chromosome 26, UM_Iind_1.1, whole genome shotgun sequence genome encodes:
- the RHOF gene encoding rho-related GTP-binding protein RhoF, with protein MEAANGAVPMGAVGDSRGSAAAPSGKKEVKVVIVGDGGCGKTSLLMVYAKGSFPEQYAPSVFEKYTTSVTVGKKEVTLNLYDTAGQEDYDRLRPLSYQNTNVVLICYDVMNPTSYENVVAKWYPEVNHFCRGVPVVLIGCKTDLRKDKEQLRKLKASKQEPITYNQGEAACRQINAEIYLECSAKCRENTENVFKEATAIALNAMRKAKRQKKQRACSML; from the exons ATGGAGGCGGCCAACGGGGCCGTGCCCATGGGCGCGGTGGGGGACTCCCGAGGCAGCGCGGCCGCCCCGTCGGGTAAAAAGGAGGTGAAGGTCGTGATCGTAGGGGACGGCGGCTGCGGGAAGACGTCGCTGCTGATGGTGTACGCCAAGGGCTCCTTCCCTGAG CAATACGCACCCTCCGTCTTCGAGAAATACACAACCAGCGTTACGGTGGGCAAAAAGGAGGTCACCCTGAACCTGTACGACACTGCAG GGCAGGAGGACTACGACCGCCTGCGACCACTTTCTTACCAGAACACAAACGTTGTGTTGATTTGTTACGATGTCATGAACCCCACTAGCTATGAGAATGTAGTAGCCAAG TGGTATCCTGAGGTGAATCACTTCTGCCGAGGTGTCCCAGTCGTACTGATTGGCTGCAAGACAGACCTGAGGAAAGACAAAGAGCAGCTGCGTAAGCTCAAGGCTTCCAAGCAGGAGCCCATTACTTACAACCAG GGTGAGGCAGCTTGTCGGCAGATCAATGCAGAAATTTATTTGGAGTGCTCAGCAAAGTGtcgtgaaaatacagaaaatgtctttaaagAAGCAACAGCCATCGCCCTGAACGCCATGAGGAAGGCCAAGCGCcagaagaagcagagagcaTGCTCCATGCTATGA
- the TMEM120B gene encoding transmembrane protein 120B, protein MRLQLERCRGEWRELEEEFRQLQETHKVYRQKLEEVTSLQTACSSSIHRQKKTLRDLKHSLQRCKHKASPEEFALIQEISTQIKERQNAFFDMEAYLPKKNGLYLNLVLGNVNVTLLSNQAKFAYKDEYEKFKLYLTIILLLGAVTCRFILHYRVTDEVFNFLLVWYYCTLTIRESILISNGSRIKGWWVSHHYVSTFLSGVMLTWPDGLMYQMFRSQFLAFSIFQSCVQFLQYYYQRGCLYRLRALGERNHLDLTVEGFQSWMWRGLTFLLPFLFFGHFWQLYNAITLFGLSRHEECKEWQVFVLAFTFLLLFLGNFLTTLKVVHTKLQKNKDKMKKL, encoded by the exons atgaggctgcagctggagcgaTGCCGGGGCGAGTGgcgggagctggaggaggagttCCGGCAGCTGCAG GAAACACACAAAGTTTACAGGCAGAAACTGGAAGAAGTCACTAGCTTGcagacagcctgcagcagctccatacATCGGCAGAAGAAGACACTAAGGGATCTGAAGCACAGCCTGCAACG GTGCAAGCACAAAGCAAGTCCTGAAGAATTTGCTCTTATTCAGGAGATCAGTACCCAGATCAAGGAGAGGCAAAATGCCTTCTTTGACATGGAAGCCTACCTGCCAAAGAAGAATGG CCTGTACTTAAATCTGGTGCTGGGAAACGTGAATGTAACTCTCCTGAGTAACCAAGCAAA GTTTGCCTACAAGGACGAGTATGAAAAGTTCAAACTTTATCTGACTATAATCTTGTTACTCGGGGCTGTCACCTGCAGGTTTATTCTCCACTATAG GGTGACAGATGAAGTGTTCAACTTTCTATTAGTGTGGTATTACTGCACGCTGACGATACGGGAAAGCATTCTCATCAGCAATGGATCCAG GATCAAAGGCTGGTGGGTGTCTCATCACTACGTCTCCACATTCCTGTCTGGAGTAATGTTAACATG GCCAGATGGACTCATGTATCAGATGTTTCGCAGCCAGTTTTTAGCATTTTCAATATTTCAGA GTTGTGTGCAGTTCCTACAGTATTATTACCAAAGGGGTTGCCTTTACAGACTCCGTGCTTTAGGGGAGAGAAACCACTTGGACCTTACAGTGG AAGGATTTCAGTCCTGGATGTGGCGGGGGCTGAcgtttctccttcccttcttgttCTTTGGGCAT TTCTGGCAGCTATATAATGCAATCACACTGTTCGGATTGTCGAGGCATGAGGAGTGCAAAGAATggcag GTTTTTGTGTTGGCTTTCACgtttctgctgctcttccttggGAACTTCCTCACTACTCTCAAAGTGGTGCACACTAAactccagaaaaacaaagacaaaatgaaaaagctgtga